Within Cydia fagiglandana chromosome 10, ilCydFagi1.1, whole genome shotgun sequence, the genomic segment TATGAAGAGTATGAAACTTATACCTTTGACAGAATGCCAAACAACTAATTGATCAGGAGTTCGCAGCAGTATTCAGCCCGGGGTGGGGTGCATTTAAAGGTGAagcaatttcattaaaattaaaaaaagatgcCATACCCAAGTTTCTGCCGGTTCGTCGTGTTCCGTATGCACTTCGAGATAAGGTAAAACATGAAATTGATAGATTACAGAAAAATGGTCGCATAGTTCCAGTCGAACAGAGTCAATGGGGTACACCGGTAGTACCAATTATAAAACCTGACGGCTCTGTAAGACTTTGCGGGGACTATAAAGTCACTTTAAATCCAAATTTGGAAATAGACCATTATCCTCTTCCACATGTGGAGGACatttttgaaactttaaaaCAGGGAGAATACTACTGCGAGCTCGATCTTCGGGAAGCTTACTTACAAGCTGCTTTGACTGAGGAGAGTCAATTGTTAACCACCATAGTAACAGAATTTGGAACATATAAGTACAAATACTTACCCTATGGAGTTAATACTGGCCCTGGTTCTTTTCAAAGACTAATGTGTAAAAAACTAATTGGTATACCAAACACAATTGTGTTTATTGATAATATCTACGTGGCAGGGAAAAGTTTGCAAGAAACGTATGAAACCCTCGTCAAAGTGCTTAAGAGGCTACAAGAATGTAACTTCAAATTAAAACCTGAAAAATGTAAGCTTTTCACTAGCCACATAGACGTGTTTGGTTTTCGCATAAATAAAGAGGGAATGAGTCTCATAAAATCAAATATTGAGCCATTGCTAAAGGTTCCAGCACCGACTAATCTAACAATgttaaaatcatttttaggTAAAGTTAATTATTACTCCCGGTTCCTAAAGGACATGGCTAAGATTCTTAGTCCATTATATGAatgtactaaaataaataaatttaactggACAGCGGACTGTCAAAAGTCTTTTGACaccattaaaaataaattagccTCTGCTGACAATTTAAGACATTTCAACCCGGACCTCCCAATAATAGTAACTTGTGATGCTTCAAACTATGGACTAGCCGCTGTTTTATCAAATCGGGACCAAAATGGTATAGTTAAGCCTATAGCATATGctagcaaaaaattaaacacaACTGAACAGAAATATGCTGCCATAGACAGGGAGGCCATGGGAATAGTGTTCGCGGTCACCAAGTTCTACAACTATATTTATGGCCGGCAATTTGAGTTAGAAACAGACAGTGCTGCACTAGTCAGGATTTTTGGACCAACTAAAGGTATACCAAAAATGGCTGCAAAGCGGCTACAACACTATGCTATATTTCTATCAGCTTttaactataaaattaaacacaTAAAAACTAACAATAATCCAGCAGATTATTTGTCCAGAAATCCTGACAATAAAGAATGTACCAGCCAACATATCCAtccaatatattataatgtagacAAATGTATGCATGTATTACATACAAACAGCACGGAAATTGActatttgaatttcaaaacaatacaaGAAAATACAGAAAAGGATCTACTTTTGAgtaaaataattgaatattgtAGAACAGGTTGGCCTAATAAAAATCTTATAAAATCTGAATTTTTACCATTTCATAATAGGAAAAATGAAATTAGCGTGGAGCAGGGCTGTTTACTTTGGGGACATAGAGTAATAATTCCAGAAGTGAACCAAAAAGCAGTGTTAAAAAGTTTGCATAAAACACACTTTGGCATTATTCGCATGAAAGAAATAGCACGGTCTTATTTTTGGTGGCCAAATTTAAATtcagaaatagaaaatattggAAAGTCATGTATCATCTGTTTATCAAATCTTAAAAATCCCATAAAATCCCCACAATCATGGCCAAAGCCACCTACGCCATGGTATCGACTTCATGCGGATTTTTTGGGgccattttataataaaatgtatttagtaattatagaCAGTTTCAGTAAATGGCCCGAGGCTTTTGAAATGTCAAACATGACAGCCGCTAAAACAATTGATGTACTAGATAGGCTATTTAGCCGATTTGGATACCCAGACCAACTAGTCACAGATAATCAGACTACGTTCACAGGTACGGAATTTAACAAATATTGTAAAGAAAATAACATTAAACAAATATTAGCGCCACCTTACCACCCAGCGACGAACGGGGctgcagaaagatttgtacaaACTTTTAAATCAGCTGTTACCAAAATAAGAGAGAGTGGATGCAGTATTAACTCTGCGatcaatttatttttgtttgattATAGAACTACACCTCAAAGGACTACAGGTGAAACGCCGGCCCGTTTGTTGTTGGGGAGGGAATTAAGGAATAGATTTAGCTGCCTTAAACCTCCACCTATAGTTGAAAGTTTATCTGAAAGGGAGGGGAGAGAGGTATGTAAGAGAAAAGTTAAATTTGTAACAGGACAAAAAGTGATGGTTAGAGACTATAGAAAAGGCCATAAGCCTTGGATAGTAGGCAAAATAGTGTCAGAATCTGTTCCAGATTTAACTTATATAATTGAGGTTCAAGGTATGATGTGGAAACGTCATATTGATCAAATGGTGTATTGTAATGATGATGTCGATAGTAATTAGAATTAGGTTTTGTATCGTAGGCCAAGTTTAACttgcatttatttataaatgatgCCAAGATATGTACTATGTACTACTCCTTTTGGATAACTCTAAGAGTTAAGTTTTATATCGTAGGCCAAGTTgaacttgtatttatttataaatgatgCCAAGATATGTACTTGTTTTGAACAACTCATTAACCAATATGTTAACTCTAGGTTCAAAGCACACTGTAACTGATGTAGTTTATTTAGGGCTACAATAGCCTTAATGAATAATTCATTGCCatgtatttagttttaagtaaaaCTAGAGTAGTTTTAGAATAAGTCCGGGAGAGTGTAGTATATGTGAAATGGAACGTTCTCTTCTCCAGTGTCACTCCTTGTGTGTGGTTTAAGctccaataaaataaatctacaaaattaagtagttttaatccaagatataatacatatattcatGATAATATGCTTACATCATTGAATATAAGATATCTGTAGACATATATCAGTGTTACGTCAGGcatagctcactccgcgattttgtcgcgtcgctccaagtacatgcggcccacaccaattttggtgtctagcactagtagttgccgcgcaccgctatgtAACGGACACCTGCTCGCGTTTgagccaccttgcggtcataatctgtcgtaatagacgcgttttcttagagagtgaaccttctgtacctacagtacatactattatttattttatgattacGTCAAGGTAgtgacataaatataatatgtcgcAGAAAGGCCAAGATCATCAAATAATTGTATATTTGTGGCCATCATGATGCCTAATTAACCCTAGGGTTCCCCCACGACCATAAAAACAGTCTAAAATCAACTGATACACAACTTAATTGCACGAAAGCCAATAAACAACATACAACGTCCTTGTATTGCTAAATTTCTAACCaaagtacctacaaattattaataataataattcagcctatatacgtcccactacggggcacaggcctcttctcactcgcgagagggcttgggccaGGGTCTCCATGCCGGCCTAATGCGGATTGGGGCTTCAAAGTACAAATTAagtaatcaaattaatatttggTAATGAATGCGTCTACACAGGTTAAGGTTTGACAGGAATTGTGCCACAGcatcgcccgcgcgcgccggtgCTGGCGCTGCACTTGAGATTAGATGATATCATGAGACACCCGTGGCTTGTGCAACTACAATGCTATAATGCCAAGAACTTATTGGTTCTCAccatatacaaataataataatgttttaatttgtCTGGGTGTTACGAAAGTTTCGCAATTGGTTTGTAAAGGTTGCACTACAATTTAAAGTGGATAGGTCCACCTCCTCTTTTCTTAGTCAAAGTGTCTTCCACCATCAGTCAAGAGGTTTTTACACTCTTATAGAATATTGTATGTATACAAAAGCATTAAAAACTCACAAATCGTGCTAAGTCTAACAATAAAGCATCGTACAATCCATTACTAGCGCGCGAACCATAAAATCTTCAGTTTGGGAATCAGCTTGCCACCAGAAAGAGTGAACATTAAACAACCTACAATTACAAGCCTTTTTTATATTAGCCTAAAAATTATAGGTGAAGGCATTGGAATTATTCAAAGATCAAAAAATCTTCTAAAATATCCTACTTGGTAGACGGATCTTCAGTCTACGCACAATATCATGGAGAGATGTCATCCACAACAACTGGAGTTGTCAGCATCACTTTAAATTCATAATCATCGCCTTCATACGATTGTCACCTGCGTGTCGGTGATTTTGTTCAGTCGTTAAATACA encodes:
- the LOC134668075 gene encoding uncharacterized protein K02A2.6-like — protein: MCKKLIGIPNTIVFIDNIYVAGKSLQETYETLVKVLKRLQECNFKLKPEKCKLFTSHIDVFGFRINKEGMSLIKSNIEPLLKVPAPTNLTMLKSFLGKVNYYSRFLKDMAKILSPLYECTKINKFNWTADCQKSFDTIKNKLASADNLRHFNPDLPIIVTCDASNYGLAAVLSNRDQNGIVKPIAYASKKLNTTEQKYAAIDREAMGIVFAVTKFYNYIYGRQFELETDSAALVRIFGPTKGIPKMAAKRLQHYAIFLSAFNYKIKHIKTNNNPADYLSRNPDNKECTSQHIHPIYYNVDKCMHVLHTNSTEIDYLNFKTIQENTEKDLLLSKIIEYCRTGWPNKNLIKSEFLPFHNRKNEISVEQGCLLWGHRVIIPEVNQKAVLKSLHKTHFGIIRMKEIARSYFWWPNLNSEIENIGKSCIICLSNLKNPIKSPQSWPKPPTPWYRLHADFLGPFYNKMYLVIIDSFSKWPEAFEMSNMTAAKTIDVLDRLFSRFGYPDQLVTDNQTTFTGTEFNKYCKENNIKQILAPPYHPATNGAAERFVQTFKSAVTKIRESGCSINSAINLFLFDYRTTPQRTTGETPARLLLGRELRNRFSCLKPPPIVESLSEREGREVCKRKVKFVTGQKVMVRDYRKGHKPWIVGKIVSESVPDLTYIIEVQGMMWKRHIDQMVYCNDDVDSN